The following proteins are co-located in the Verrucomicrobiia bacterium genome:
- a CDS encoding NAD(+)/NADH kinase, which yields MKKLADSIKRVGLLGNSEKVSGAGVVAEAARLIEAAGRKVYSEPITARWAGIDAKLCPDVAALTRKVDLLLVFGGDGTMLRAAREIAGSQTPILGVNIGSLGFLTATPSNELGQALDRVWNNEFTFEDRLLLEAQGRCHKRWVAQTALNDIVISRGITSRLIELDVRVDGAPLTRYRCDGLIICSPTGSTAYSLAAGGAVVFPTADVLEITPICPHTLSNRSLILPLTAKIEVMVISRKPATILSADGRVVSKLRADDLLTISRSRHSVRLVHLAGTSFADTLRRKLHWRGATL from the coding sequence TTGAAAAAACTGGCTGATAGCATCAAGCGCGTGGGGCTGCTGGGCAACAGCGAAAAGGTTTCAGGCGCTGGAGTGGTCGCCGAGGCCGCCCGGCTCATCGAGGCTGCCGGGCGGAAGGTCTATAGCGAGCCGATTACCGCCCGGTGGGCCGGAATCGACGCCAAGCTCTGCCCGGATGTTGCAGCGCTGACCCGCAAAGTGGACCTGTTGCTCGTCTTCGGCGGCGACGGGACGATGCTGAGAGCAGCGCGCGAGATCGCCGGGTCGCAAACGCCCATTCTAGGGGTCAACATCGGGAGCCTGGGTTTTCTCACGGCCACTCCTTCCAACGAGCTGGGCCAGGCACTGGACCGGGTTTGGAACAACGAATTCACTTTTGAAGACCGGCTGCTGCTCGAGGCCCAAGGGCGCTGTCACAAACGGTGGGTTGCCCAAACGGCGCTCAACGATATCGTGATCAGCCGCGGCATCACGTCGCGCCTGATCGAGCTGGATGTCCGGGTCGATGGAGCCCCGCTCACCCGGTACAGGTGTGACGGACTCATTATTTGTTCGCCTACGGGGTCCACTGCTTACTCTCTGGCGGCGGGCGGGGCGGTTGTTTTTCCAACCGCAGACGTGCTGGAGATTACGCCGATCTGCCCCCACACGTTATCGAACCGGTCTTTGATCCTGCCACTAACGGCTAAGATCGAAGTGATGGTTATCAGCCGAAAACCCGCAACCATCCTCAGCGCCGATGGCCGGGTAGTCAGTAAACTGCGTGCGGACGATCTGCTAACCATCAGCCGCAGCCGGCACAGCGTCCGATTGGTGCACCTGGCGGGGACCTCGTTCGCCGACACGCTGCGGCGCAAATTGCACTGGCGTGGAGCCACCCTCTGA
- a CDS encoding DUF6370 family protein, which produces MKKMLLTGIAGLMLFALATPTFAKDKEVTISGTAKCAKCALHETTKCQTVIQTEGKNGKTITYYLVANDMAKAFHENVCQEPKKVTATGTVKRVDGKRELTVTKIDLEK; this is translated from the coding sequence ATGAAAAAAATGCTTCTCACGGGTATTGCGGGCCTGATGCTTTTTGCCCTGGCCACGCCAACGTTCGCTAAAGACAAGGAAGTCACTATCTCGGGGACTGCCAAGTGTGCCAAGTGCGCGTTGCACGAAACCACCAAATGCCAGACGGTCATCCAGACCGAAGGCAAGAACGGCAAAACCATTACCTATTACCTGGTCGCCAATGACATGGCCAAAGCGTTCCACGAAAACGTATGCCAGGAACCCAAAAAGGTAACCGCGACCGGCACGGTTAAACGGGTGGATGGCAAGCGCGAGTTAACGGTCACCAAAATCGACCTCGAAAAGTAG
- a CDS encoding LacI family DNA-binding transcriptional regulator, translating into MVRLKDIAQRVGVSLMTVSKALRDEPDVSTPTKNKIKLVAEEMGYVPDSSAQGLRTRTTKLFGLIIPSLANPIFSRIILAIQERAYDLGYDVILAYTLNLPEREEACIRRFLSRRVDGLFISPVYRIGSEARIYQELLARKVPTVILGHTAPFCASFVNVETDDLHAGYNVSRHLIQLGHKRIAFLAGPPSNPWSQERFEGYRRALREAGRDVEDRLVFHAGRTMEDGAQAAHQMIHEGCEATAIQAVNDLVAAGFAEVLLKQGIKIPQDISITGFGNTMLSEYFQVPLTTVSQPKHRLGSAGVDSMVQLLRGGRPEAKRLAAELIIRASSGTPPATPALQRLKTLNK; encoded by the coding sequence ATGGTCCGGCTTAAAGACATAGCGCAGCGAGTTGGGGTTTCATTGATGACCGTCTCGAAGGCCTTGCGCGATGAGCCCGATGTCTCGACGCCGACCAAGAACAAGATAAAGCTGGTGGCCGAGGAAATGGGGTATGTGCCCGATTCCAGCGCTCAGGGCCTGCGCACCCGGACCACAAAGCTCTTTGGGCTCATCATTCCCTCGCTGGCCAATCCAATTTTCTCGAGGATTATCCTCGCCATTCAAGAGCGCGCCTACGACCTGGGCTATGATGTCATCCTGGCGTACACCCTGAATCTTCCCGAGCGCGAGGAGGCTTGCATTCGCCGGTTCCTTTCCAGGCGCGTCGATGGCCTGTTTATCTCGCCTGTCTATCGGATTGGCAGCGAAGCCCGGATATATCAGGAGTTGCTGGCTCGCAAGGTGCCCACCGTCATTTTGGGTCATACGGCGCCGTTCTGCGCCTCGTTTGTGAATGTTGAAACCGACGACCTTCACGCCGGTTACAACGTCAGCCGGCACCTCATACAGCTCGGACACAAACGAATCGCCTTTCTCGCCGGGCCGCCTTCCAATCCATGGTCACAGGAGCGTTTCGAGGGCTACCGCCGCGCGCTGCGGGAGGCCGGAAGGGATGTCGAGGACAGGTTGGTTTTTCATGCCGGGCGCACAATGGAAGATGGGGCTCAGGCGGCGCACCAAATGATCCACGAGGGTTGCGAGGCGACAGCTATCCAGGCAGTCAACGATCTTGTGGCGGCGGGTTTTGCAGAGGTTCTTCTAAAGCAAGGCATTAAGATACCCCAGGACATCTCCATTACCGGCTTCGGAAACACCATGCTCAGCGAATACTTCCAGGTCCCCCTGACTACCGTCAGCCAGCCCAAACACCGACTGGGATCGGCTGGGGTCGATTCCATGGTCCAATTGCTCCGTGGAGGGCGGCCCGAAGCCAAGCGGCTGGCAGCCGAACTGATCATCCGTGCCAGCAGCGGCACTCCACCTGCTACACCAGCCTTACAGCGTTTAAAAACGCTCAATAAATGA
- a CDS encoding TlyA family RNA methyltransferase, with protein sequence MKLRLDQALMERGLCESREKAGRAILAGEVRINGQTAGKASALVSPQDRLELEAPEKFVSRGGYKLERALDYFGIDVKGTTALDVGASTGGFTDCLLQRGAIKVYAIDVGRGQLAWKLRHDPRVVVMEKTNARELTLASFPGSWTPATLAVMDCSFISLRKIIPPVVALLPPSARIVALIKPQFEAGKAEADRGAGVIRDPAIHERVLRELQDFVSAQSGLLWRGAVESPITGPAGNKEFLALIEKTG encoded by the coding sequence ATGAAACTCAGGCTGGACCAGGCCCTGATGGAGCGCGGACTCTGCGAAAGCCGCGAAAAGGCCGGGCGCGCCATTTTGGCAGGAGAGGTGCGAATCAACGGCCAAACAGCCGGCAAAGCCAGCGCGCTGGTGTCCCCACAGGACCGGCTTGAACTGGAGGCGCCCGAAAAGTTTGTCAGCCGCGGGGGCTACAAACTCGAACGCGCGCTGGACTATTTCGGGATTGATGTGAAAGGGACAACGGCCCTGGATGTGGGAGCCTCGACAGGCGGTTTTACAGATTGCCTGCTTCAGCGCGGCGCAATCAAGGTGTACGCCATCGACGTGGGCCGGGGCCAACTGGCTTGGAAATTGCGCCATGACCCTCGAGTCGTGGTGATGGAAAAAACAAACGCCCGTGAGCTGACTCTCGCCAGTTTCCCCGGCTCCTGGACTCCTGCCACCCTGGCGGTCATGGATTGCTCATTCATCTCCTTGCGTAAAATCATCCCGCCTGTAGTTGCTTTGTTGCCACCCTCCGCTAGAATCGTCGCACTCATCAAACCGCAGTTCGAGGCCGGCAAAGCCGAGGCCGACCGCGGGGCGGGTGTGATTCGCGACCCGGCCATTCATGAGCGGGTCCTGCGCGAGTTGCAGGATTTCGTTTCCGCTCAATCGGGCCTGCTTTGGCGGGGCGCGGTTGAATCGCCCATAACAGGCCCGGCCGGCAATAAGGAATTTCTGGCACTGATTGAAAAAACTGGCTGA